From the genome of Nitrosomonas sp., one region includes:
- a CDS encoding conjugal transfer protein TrbD → MALRTIPIRQSGNRPNLFMGGDRELVMFSILIAATSIFAAMEIKTTLFGIALWIFALFALRLMAKHDPQLRHVYLRQLRYKKYYPARSTPFTVNPPHMEKQFQ, encoded by the coding sequence ATGGCGTTACGAACCATACCGATCAGACAATCGGGTAACCGTCCAAATCTCTTCATGGGCGGTGACCGGGAACTGGTAATGTTCTCAATCCTGATTGCCGCCACATCCATTTTTGCGGCAATGGAAATCAAGACCACGCTGTTTGGTATTGCATTGTGGATCTTCGCATTGTTTGCGCTTCGCTTGATGGCCAAACATGACCCACAACTGCGCCATGTGTATCTTCGCCAGCTGCGCTACAAAAAATATTATCCGGCCAGAAGCACGCCATTTACCGTCAACCCGCCACATATGGAAAAGCAGTTCCAATGA
- a CDS encoding VirB4 family type IV secretion/conjugal transfer ATPase, translating to MITAITILIAVLGALLLLMLFMRIRETEQTFKLDKYRSKDTGFADLLVYAAVVEDGVIVGKNGALMAAWQFCGADTASSTDVEREQVSLHINQALSRLGNGWMIHVDAIRKPVLGYSDKGLSNYPDPVTAAIDQERRELFERIGELYESCFVVTLTFLPPMLAQRKFVELMFDDDTDNPDFKSRTNSLLQYFERECANFESRLSSSFELTRLKSKSQVNEDGTTTTLDDFLSWLQLCITGNDQPMVLPSNPMYLDTILGGQEMWGGVVPKVGRNFIQTVSIEGFPLESTPGMLNILSELPGVYRWSSRYIFMDTHEAVAHLDQYRKKWKQKIRGFFDQVFNLQSSHVDEDALNMTEDAQSAIAETNSGFVAQGYYTSVVVLMMEDRAALEDAARKVEKAINHLGFAARIETINTMEAYLGSLPGHGVENVRRPLINTMNLADLLPVNTIWTGKSQAPCPMYPPSSPPLMHCVTQGATPFRLNLHVRDLGHTFMFGPTGAGKSTHLALIAAQLRRYKNMSVYCFDKGLSMYPLTKAVGGQHFTVAGDDEALAFCPLQFLDSKGDRAWALEWICTMVELNGITVSPQQRNEISLAITNMHQSGSHTLSDFLVTIQDEAIREALKQYTIDGMMGHLLDAEEDGLHLSSFTTFEIEELMNLGEKYALPTLLYLFRRIERSLQGQPAAILLDEAWLMLGHPVFRAKIREWLKVMRKNNCLVLMATQSLSDAANSGILDVIVESTATKIFLPNVFARDEEAAALYRRMGLNTRQIEILATAVPKQHYYTVSENGRRLYELALGPLALAFVGSTDKESIATIRNLCAKYGDGWVNQWLAMKGLKLSDYGVAA from the coding sequence ATGATCACCGCGATAACCATACTGATTGCTGTACTGGGCGCATTACTGCTGTTGATGCTATTCATGCGCATCCGTGAGACGGAGCAAACATTCAAACTCGACAAATACCGTTCCAAAGATACCGGCTTTGCCGATTTGCTGGTGTATGCCGCTGTTGTGGAAGACGGTGTCATTGTCGGCAAAAACGGTGCATTGATGGCTGCCTGGCAATTCTGCGGCGCCGATACCGCTAGCAGCACGGATGTCGAGCGTGAACAGGTGTCATTACACATCAATCAGGCGTTATCACGGTTGGGTAACGGTTGGATGATTCATGTAGATGCCATTCGCAAGCCCGTACTCGGGTATTCGGACAAAGGCCTGTCGAATTATCCCGATCCGGTAACGGCAGCGATTGATCAGGAACGCCGTGAATTGTTTGAGCGAATCGGTGAATTGTACGAGAGCTGCTTTGTCGTCACATTGACATTCCTGCCACCGATGCTCGCGCAGCGCAAGTTTGTCGAACTCATGTTTGATGACGACACGGATAATCCAGATTTCAAATCACGCACCAACAGTCTGTTGCAGTATTTTGAGCGCGAATGCGCCAACTTTGAATCGCGGTTGTCCTCCTCGTTTGAATTGACGCGTTTAAAAAGCAAAAGCCAAGTCAATGAAGACGGCACGACAACCACATTGGATGATTTCCTGTCATGGCTGCAACTGTGCATTACCGGCAACGATCAACCGATGGTTTTGCCATCCAATCCGATGTATCTCGATACTATCCTCGGCGGTCAGGAAATGTGGGGCGGTGTCGTACCCAAAGTTGGGCGCAACTTTATACAAACGGTATCGATTGAAGGTTTTCCGCTGGAATCAACGCCCGGAATGCTTAATATCTTGTCGGAGCTACCCGGTGTCTACCGCTGGTCATCACGCTACATTTTTATGGATACGCATGAAGCGGTGGCGCATCTGGATCAATACCGCAAAAAGTGGAAACAAAAGATACGCGGTTTCTTCGATCAGGTATTCAACCTGCAAAGCAGTCATGTGGATGAGGATGCACTCAATATGACTGAAGATGCGCAATCGGCAATTGCGGAAACCAACAGCGGTTTTGTTGCGCAAGGCTACTATACCAGTGTCGTTGTTTTAATGATGGAAGACCGTGCCGCTTTGGAAGATGCCGCACGCAAAGTGGAAAAAGCCATCAATCATCTGGGCTTTGCCGCAAGAATAGAAACCATCAATACCATGGAAGCGTATCTCGGCAGTCTGCCCGGCCATGGCGTTGAGAATGTACGCCGTCCGTTGATCAACACGATGAATCTCGCCGATCTGCTGCCGGTCAATACCATCTGGACGGGCAAATCCCAGGCACCGTGTCCGATGTATCCGCCGAGCTCACCTCCACTCATGCATTGCGTCACACAGGGCGCCACCCCATTCCGATTAAACCTGCATGTACGTGATCTCGGCCACACCTTCATGTTTGGTCCGACCGGTGCGGGCAAGTCTACGCACCTGGCACTGATTGCCGCACAGCTTAGACGTTATAAGAACATGTCAGTTTACTGCTTTGACAAGGGATTGTCGATGTATCCGTTGACCAAAGCCGTTGGTGGGCAGCATTTTACTGTGGCCGGAGATGATGAAGCACTCGCGTTTTGTCCGTTACAGTTTCTCGACTCCAAAGGCGACCGTGCCTGGGCGCTGGAGTGGATTTGCACGATGGTGGAATTAAACGGAATTACTGTCTCACCCCAGCAGCGTAACGAAATCAGTCTCGCGATTACCAACATGCACCAGAGTGGCTCGCACACATTATCCGACTTTCTGGTAACGATCCAGGATGAAGCCATACGCGAGGCACTCAAGCAATACACCATCGACGGCATGATGGGCCATCTGCTCGATGCCGAGGAAGACGGGTTGCATTTATCGAGTTTTACCACATTCGAGATTGAAGAACTCATGAATCTCGGTGAGAAATATGCACTGCCAACACTGCTGTATCTGTTCCGGCGCATTGAACGCAGCCTGCAAGGCCAGCCTGCTGCCATCCTGCTTGATGAAGCATGGCTCATGCTGGGTCACCCGGTATTTCGCGCAAAGATTCGTGAATGGCTCAAGGTCATGCGTAAAAACAATTGCCTGGTATTGATGGCAACACAGAGTTTATCGGATGCCGCCAACAGCGGCATACTCGATGTTATTGTCGAATCGACTGCCACCAAAATATTTTTGCCCAACGTATTCGCGCGTGATGAAGAAGCGGCAGCACTGTACCGGCGCATGGGATTGAATACTCGCCAGATTGAAATCCTCGCGACTGCCGTACCCAAACAACACTATTACACCGTATCGGAAAACGGCAGACGCTTGTATGAACTCGCACTTGGCCCACTGGCACTCGCGTTCGTCGGTTCGACCGACAAGGAATCGATAGCTACGATTAGAAATCTCTGTGCCAAATACGGCGATGGCTGGGTGAATCAGTGGCTGGCAATGAAAGGACTCAAACTATCGGATTATGGGGTGGCTGCATGA
- a CDS encoding tyrosine-type recombinase/integrase — translation MTKKFNFTKAEIDTLPLPQKGKRDTYHDTKVSGLHLRISSTGIKTFSVFKRIKSGNPERITLGRHPDMTIDQARRKTMEINLIIADGKSPAEAKRKLKSEFHFCDLFTEYLERHSKPKKKTWADDLDNYKKHVEKHLGKKKLSEISRATVSLLHNNITTKSGPIAANRILALISSVFGWAISAGLWENNPAIGIRRNKEKSRDRFIQSDELPRFFQALSEEPNGTIRDYVLISLLTGARRSNVCSMRWSDINFDRAEWRIEATKNNTPQTVTLSPEAAEVLQNRKSDDSEFVFPGIGKSGHLQEPRKGWERILKRAGIKDLRLHDLRRTLGSWQAKTGASLAIIGKSLNHKNQNTTAIYARLDLDPVRNSVNTATSAMLAAGGLTKPGEIVQFKKKK, via the coding sequence ATGACCAAAAAATTCAACTTTACAAAAGCGGAGATTGATACCCTACCCTTACCACAAAAAGGCAAGCGCGACACGTATCATGACACAAAGGTGAGCGGTTTGCACTTACGCATATCATCGACGGGCATAAAAACTTTCAGCGTCTTTAAACGTATAAAAAGTGGCAATCCTGAACGTATAACGCTGGGACGCCACCCCGACATGACGATTGATCAAGCAAGGCGAAAAACCATGGAAATCAATTTGATTATAGCTGATGGCAAAAGCCCGGCCGAAGCTAAACGCAAATTGAAATCAGAATTTCATTTCTGTGATTTATTTACCGAATATTTAGAAAGACACTCCAAACCAAAGAAAAAAACGTGGGCGGATGATCTGGATAATTATAAAAAACATGTTGAAAAACATTTGGGCAAAAAAAAGTTGTCAGAAATTAGTCGAGCAACAGTGTCGCTACTTCATAACAATATAACAACAAAATCAGGACCAATTGCTGCCAACAGAATATTGGCCTTAATTTCAAGTGTTTTTGGATGGGCAATATCAGCAGGACTTTGGGAAAACAACCCTGCTATTGGGATCAGGCGTAACAAAGAAAAAAGTCGAGACCGATTCATTCAAAGTGATGAACTGCCAAGATTCTTTCAGGCGCTTTCAGAAGAGCCAAATGGAACGATTAGAGATTATGTTTTAATTTCGCTATTAACCGGTGCACGCAGATCAAATGTCTGCTCGATGAGATGGAGTGATATTAACTTTGACCGAGCTGAATGGCGTATAGAAGCAACAAAAAACAATACACCCCAAACGGTAACACTTTCACCTGAAGCGGCTGAGGTTTTGCAAAACCGAAAATCAGATGATAGTGAATTTGTTTTCCCCGGTATCGGCAAATCAGGACATCTTCAGGAACCAAGAAAAGGATGGGAGCGCATATTAAAACGTGCAGGAATAAAAGATTTGCGACTTCATGACTTAAGGCGCACACTGGGAAGCTGGCAAGCAAAGACCGGCGCATCACTGGCGATTATTGGCAAATCTCTTAATCATAAGAATCAAAACACAACGGCGATTTATGCGCGACTTGATCTTGATCCGGTTAGAAACTCGGTGAATACGGCCACAAGCGCTATGCTTGCAGCTGGCGGGCTAACAAAACCAGGTGAAATTGTGCAATTTAAGAAAAAGAAATAA
- a CDS encoding conjugal transfer protein TraO — protein MKQRLLVMNGQKLVQNEADGEWKTIKVTKAPNLKAGIYNIYLAKEAETTNHSYEGLIVHIDKDFFYQKSGSEFIRHPSKYFLKLPEIGKNITVQYDNEATQTNETMSTKTRKLSH, from the coding sequence ATGAAACAGAGATTGCTTGTAATGAATGGACAAAAACTCGTACAGAACGAAGCCGATGGGGAATGGAAAACAATTAAAGTAACCAAGGCTCCTAACTTAAAAGCTGGTATCTACAATATCTATTTGGCGAAAGAAGCTGAAACAACAAACCACAGCTATGAAGGTTTGATAGTACACATTGACAAAGACTTCTTTTACCAAAAATCCGGAAGTGAATTTATAAGACACCCATCCAAATATTTTTTAAAACTGCCGGAAATCGGTAAAAATATTACTGTTCAGTATGACAATGAAGCTACACAAACTAACGAAACTATGTCCACCAAAACTAGAAAACTTTCTCATTAA
- a CDS encoding helix-turn-helix domain-containing protein, which translates to MYNQILLTNILRILDEKGMTKKQLAEKSGISLSFMQDLTLDRGNPSLRIMESIADALETPLPLLLEVNEESDEELAALLPSSKYKFSDLPNGYQRIHAVLNDFQAFQVKQWDTANKKMIQKIKKTIK; encoded by the coding sequence TTGTACAATCAAATTCTACTGACAAATATTTTGCGCATTCTCGATGAAAAGGGGATGACCAAAAAACAACTGGCTGAGAAATCGGGTATTTCTTTATCGTTCATGCAAGATCTCACCCTGGATAGAGGCAATCCGTCTCTCAGGATTATGGAATCCATTGCCGATGCGCTGGAAACACCGTTGCCGCTTCTTCTGGAAGTTAACGAGGAAAGTGACGAGGAATTGGCGGCATTGCTGCCGTCTTCAAAATACAAATTTTCTGATCTGCCCAATGGATATCAGAGAATACATGCTGTACTCAATGATTTTCAGGCGTTTCAGGTCAAGCAGTGGGATACGGCAAACAAAAAAATGATACAAAAAATAAAAAAAACGATAAAATAA
- the trbB gene encoding P-type conjugative transfer ATPase TrbB — MQDTSVSTISDSQNAPSSSMSAMSVKERAKRKLERDAREIVSALQDPDTVEIMVNADGRIWQEKLGQKITCIGNLQPAQAEAVIKTVAGYHGKEVTRFNPIIEGEFPLDNSRFAGQLPPVVTSPTFAIRKKAVAIFTLDQYVENSVLSPKHSNVIKQAVHEHRNILVIGGTGSGKTTLINAIIFEMVLNDPDERIFILEDTGEIQCAARNFVQYHTTLDVDMTQLLKTTLRMRPDRILVGEVRGAEALDLLDAWNTGHEGGAATLHANDALSGLTRLESLISRNNHAPAEIKPLIAEAVDVVIHIARTKHGRQVHEILEVYGFKRGNYQTRRL; from the coding sequence ATGCAAGACACATCAGTATCAACGATATCCGATTCTCAAAATGCACCCTCATCGTCCATGTCGGCGATGTCGGTCAAGGAACGCGCCAAACGCAAGTTAGAGCGCGATGCCCGTGAAATCGTATCTGCCCTGCAAGACCCGGATACGGTGGAAATCATGGTCAATGCCGACGGGCGTATCTGGCAGGAGAAGCTCGGCCAAAAGATCACCTGTATCGGCAATCTTCAGCCTGCACAGGCTGAGGCGGTTATCAAGACCGTTGCCGGATATCACGGCAAGGAAGTCACCCGGTTCAATCCGATTATCGAAGGCGAATTTCCACTCGACAATTCCCGTTTTGCCGGACAACTGCCACCGGTCGTTACCTCCCCCACTTTCGCCATCCGTAAAAAAGCGGTTGCCATATTTACGCTTGATCAATATGTCGAAAACAGCGTGCTGTCTCCCAAACACAGCAATGTCATCAAACAAGCTGTTCACGAACATCGCAATATCCTAGTAATTGGAGGCACCGGTTCGGGCAAGACGACATTGATCAACGCCATCATCTTTGAGATGGTGCTCAACGATCCGGATGAGCGTATTTTTATTCTGGAAGATACCGGCGAGATTCAATGTGCTGCCCGGAATTTTGTGCAGTATCACACCACACTCGATGTCGACATGACGCAGTTACTCAAAACAACACTGCGCATGCGCCCTGATCGCATACTCGTCGGTGAAGTCCGAGGTGCTGAAGCCCTTGATTTGCTCGATGCCTGGAATACAGGTCATGAAGGCGGTGCTGCCACGTTGCATGCGAATGATGCTTTGTCCGGCCTGACGCGCCTGGAATCACTCATTTCAAGAAACAACCACGCACCTGCTGAAATCAAGCCGCTCATCGCAGAAGCGGTCGATGTGGTAATCCATATCGCTCGTACAAAGCATGGCAGACAGGTGCACGAAATACTTGAAGTCTACGGTTTTAAAAGAGGGAATTACCAGACCCGGCGATTGTAA
- a CDS encoding VirB8/TrbF family protein codes for MSTISDLTEKIKKRKFSLTGKSGEPIRADDEIDSSSFIKGGRRTGESENPYLSARRTWNDHMRSVQSSRNMWQMLAILCLMIALAGVGGMIYIGSQSKFIPYVVQVNKLGEAIAVSRADVAAVADQRVVHASLASFINDVRMVTPDIALQRKAIFRAYAMLKTNDPAMAKANEWFNGTESSSPFKRAETQTVSVEIISVIPQSPETWQVDWLEKVYDRQGHQLEAPFKMRALLRVYHRPPTQSTTEEQIRNNPLGIYIQDFSWSRQS; via the coding sequence ATGAGTACCATCAGTGATTTGACCGAAAAAATCAAAAAGCGAAAATTCAGCCTTACTGGCAAATCCGGTGAACCAATCCGCGCCGATGATGAGATCGATTCATCATCTTTCATTAAAGGCGGACGCCGTACTGGTGAATCGGAGAATCCGTATCTGTCAGCCCGGCGTACCTGGAACGATCATATGCGTTCTGTTCAATCGTCGAGAAACATGTGGCAGATGCTCGCGATTCTCTGTTTGATGATTGCACTGGCCGGTGTTGGCGGCATGATTTATATTGGCAGCCAATCGAAGTTTATTCCGTATGTCGTTCAGGTCAATAAACTCGGCGAAGCAATTGCGGTCTCTCGTGCTGATGTTGCAGCCGTTGCCGATCAGCGAGTGGTACATGCATCTCTCGCATCGTTCATTAACGATGTCAGGATGGTGACACCGGATATCGCATTACAGCGCAAGGCCATCTTCAGAGCATACGCCATGCTTAAAACCAACGATCCGGCAATGGCCAAAGCGAATGAATGGTTTAACGGCACCGAATCCAGCAGTCCGTTCAAACGTGCGGAAACACAAACCGTGAGTGTGGAAATCATTTCCGTGATTCCACAATCGCCAGAAACCTGGCAGGTTGACTGGCTGGAAAAGGTGTATGACCGACAAGGTCACCAACTGGAAGCACCGTTTAAGATGCGTGCACTGTTACGAGTCTATCACCGTCCACCAACGCAAAGTACCACTGAAGAACAAATCCGCAACAATCCGCTGGGTATTTACATCCAGGATTTCTCCTGGTCGCGGCAATCGTAA
- a CDS encoding ParB/RepB/Spo0J family partition protein, giving the protein MSDSSHAAKPSELPINLIDEDTEQPRTIFDEKTLNELAATIKLRGVKTPISVRPNPAKKGRYLINHGARRYRASKIAGKKTIPAFIDSDYTHADQVIENIQRDNLTSREIADFIGRELAGGKSYGEISAQIGKSKSYISQHVTLLDLPPLISDLVNSGRIKDITVINELVKVYRKHPQEIALWLKNEDQEITRSTIKLIRECLISIEGVKKNKPDDSGTHSDGTLTSRQDLNEAPKKEVLLGRTDSLEMLFNQFYQNFRKSTNTEKIFNQLTMTERKQLGTLLNKILRLANDYRG; this is encoded by the coding sequence ATGTCTGATTCATCACACGCCGCAAAACCATCGGAATTACCCATTAACCTCATCGATGAAGACACGGAGCAGCCCAGAACCATTTTTGATGAAAAAACCCTCAATGAACTTGCAGCTACCATCAAGCTTCGCGGCGTAAAAACGCCGATATCTGTACGTCCCAATCCCGCCAAAAAGGGTCGCTACCTCATCAATCATGGTGCAAGACGTTACCGCGCATCGAAGATTGCAGGCAAAAAAACAATACCGGCTTTTATTGATTCCGACTATACCCACGCCGATCAGGTTATTGAAAATATTCAACGTGACAACCTGACTTCACGTGAGATTGCGGATTTTATCGGGCGCGAACTTGCCGGTGGAAAATCCTATGGAGAAATTTCTGCACAAATTGGCAAATCCAAATCGTATATTTCCCAGCATGTCACTTTACTGGATTTGCCACCGCTGATCTCTGATCTGGTGAATAGCGGCAGAATTAAAGACATCACCGTCATCAACGAACTCGTCAAGGTTTACCGAAAACATCCCCAGGAAATCGCTTTATGGTTAAAAAACGAAGATCAGGAGATTACACGGAGTACAATTAAACTGATTCGAGAATGCTTGATAAGTATAGAAGGTGTTAAAAAAAACAAGCCGGATGATTCCGGAACACACTCCGATGGAACTCTCACATCCAGGCAGGATTTAAATGAAGCACCCAAAAAGGAAGTTCTGTTAGGAAGAACCGATTCCCTGGAAATGCTGTTCAACCAGTTTTATCAAAATTTCAGAAAAAGTACGAATACAGAAAAGATATTTAATCAGCTAACAATGACAGAAAGAAAGCAGTTGGGTACGTTACTCAACAAAATCCTCCGCCTTGCCAATGATTACCGCGGATGA